The Streptomyces seoulensis genome contains a region encoding:
- the ehuD gene encoding ectoine/hydroxyectoine ABC transporter permease subunit EhuD, whose amino-acid sequence MKWDWNAVGDFMPYFWQGLLVTLQVVALGSVLSFSLGLVWALLMRAPSRWVRWPVGAVTEFVRDTPLLVQLFFLFYVLPERGVTFSALTTGVFAIGLHYSTYTMQVYRAGIEAVPVGQWEAATALSLPRHRIWTAVVLPQALRRVIPALGNYVIAMLKDTPMLMVITVLEMLGRARLFSQANFQFTEPLTVIGAAFIVLSYLASLLLRALERRLAR is encoded by the coding sequence GTGAAGTGGGACTGGAACGCCGTGGGCGACTTCATGCCGTACTTCTGGCAGGGGCTGCTGGTCACGCTCCAGGTGGTGGCGCTCGGCTCGGTGCTGTCGTTCTCGCTGGGGCTGGTGTGGGCGCTGCTGATGCGGGCGCCGTCGCGCTGGGTGCGCTGGCCGGTTGGCGCGGTCACCGAGTTCGTACGGGACACCCCGCTGCTGGTGCAGTTGTTCTTCCTCTTCTACGTGCTGCCCGAGCGGGGTGTGACCTTCTCGGCGCTGACCACGGGTGTCTTCGCCATCGGGCTGCACTACTCGACGTACACCATGCAGGTCTACCGGGCCGGCATCGAGGCCGTGCCGGTGGGCCAGTGGGAGGCGGCGACGGCGCTGAGCCTGCCCCGGCACCGGATCTGGACGGCCGTCGTCCTGCCGCAGGCGCTGCGCCGGGTGATCCCGGCGCTGGGCAACTACGTGATCGCCATGCTGAAGGACACCCCGATGCTGATGGTGATCACCGTGCTGGAGATGCTCGGCCGGGCCCGGCTCTTCTCGCAGGCGAACTTCCAGTTCACCGAGCCGCTCACCGTGATCGGCGCGGCCTTCATCGTCCTGTCCTATCTGGCCTCCCTTCTTCTGCGAGCCCTGGAGCGACGCCTTGCCCGCTGA
- a CDS encoding kelch motif-containing protein has product MRDFTGRRRARRLGMSAVVVLALAGMNGPWLYRFSTERYHQYKIDKPEYKAANGRWETVEFPEEYRQDTIHAALLRTGKVLLVAGSGNKQENFDAKKFDTRLWDPVKGTIKKIPTPKDLFCTGHTQLADGRLLIAGGTKRYEKLKGDVTKAGGLMIVHNENPDRPVTLPAGTRFTGKSNGRTFVSRDPVLVPRAKKVFDRAGRFVRNDPGLGRIYVEAQRSGAKYETGTQDNYRVRGLTGAEARNTYGIAQKLALDKKDFQGIRDAFEFDPVAERYIEVDPMKEARWYPTLTTLSDGKVLSVSGLDDIGQLVPGKNEVFDPATKKWTYTRKVRQFPTYPALFLTQSGKVFYSGSNAGYGPDDVGRKPGIWDVDTNEFTELPGLSDPDRLETSGTVLLPPAQDERYLVVGGGGVGESRLSSRKTRLIDLKARAPHFVDGPSLAKGTRYPQASVLPDDTVLVSGGSRDYRGRGDSDILEARIYHPDSDSFTRVADPLVGRNYHSGSILLPDGRVMFFGSDPLYGDRANTEPGSFEQRIEIYTPPYLYRESRPSLGKGPESIARGGSGTFTSQAASSIRKARLIRPSAATHVTDVDQRSIALDFTASGDRITVRVPSNRNLVQSGWYMLFVDDEQGTPSKARWVRVP; this is encoded by the coding sequence ATGAGGGACTTCACCGGCCGCCGCCGCGCCCGCCGACTGGGGATGAGCGCGGTGGTGGTCCTCGCGCTGGCCGGGATGAACGGGCCGTGGCTCTACCGCTTCAGCACCGAGCGGTACCACCAGTACAAGATCGACAAGCCGGAGTACAAGGCCGCCAACGGCCGCTGGGAGACCGTGGAGTTCCCCGAGGAGTACCGCCAGGACACCATCCACGCGGCCCTGCTGCGCACCGGGAAGGTGCTGCTGGTGGCGGGGTCGGGCAACAAGCAGGAGAACTTCGACGCCAAGAAGTTCGACACCCGGCTCTGGGACCCGGTCAAGGGCACGATCAAGAAGATCCCCACGCCCAAGGACCTCTTCTGCACCGGCCACACCCAACTCGCCGACGGGAGGCTGCTGATCGCGGGCGGGACCAAGCGGTACGAGAAGCTCAAGGGCGATGTGACCAAGGCGGGCGGCCTGATGATCGTCCACAACGAGAACCCCGACCGCCCCGTCACCCTGCCCGCCGGCACCCGGTTCACCGGGAAGAGCAATGGCCGCACCTTCGTCTCCAGGGACCCGGTGCTCGTCCCGCGCGCGAAGAAGGTCTTCGACCGCGCGGGCAGGTTCGTGCGCAACGACCCCGGTCTCGGCCGGATCTACGTCGAGGCCCAGCGCAGCGGCGCGAAGTACGAGACCGGCACCCAGGACAACTACCGGGTGCGCGGCCTGACCGGCGCCGAGGCGCGCAACACGTACGGCATCGCGCAGAAGCTGGCGCTCGACAAGAAGGACTTCCAGGGCATCCGCGACGCCTTCGAGTTCGATCCGGTGGCCGAGCGGTACATCGAGGTCGACCCGATGAAGGAGGCCCGCTGGTACCCGACGCTCACCACCCTGTCCGACGGCAAGGTGCTCAGCGTCTCCGGGCTGGACGACATCGGCCAGTTGGTGCCGGGCAAGAACGAGGTCTTCGACCCGGCGACGAAGAAGTGGACGTACACGCGGAAGGTCAGGCAGTTCCCGACCTACCCGGCGCTGTTCCTGACGCAGAGCGGCAAGGTCTTCTACTCGGGCTCCAACGCCGGCTACGGACCGGACGACGTGGGCCGTAAGCCCGGCATCTGGGACGTGGACACCAACGAGTTCACCGAGCTGCCGGGGCTGAGCGACCCGGACCGTCTGGAGACCTCGGGCACGGTGCTGCTGCCTCCGGCGCAGGACGAGCGGTACCTGGTGGTCGGCGGGGGCGGGGTCGGGGAGTCCCGGCTGTCCAGCAGGAAGACCCGGCTGATCGACCTCAAGGCGCGCGCTCCGCACTTCGTGGACGGGCCCTCGCTGGCCAAGGGCACCCGGTATCCGCAGGCGTCCGTGCTGCCCGACGACACGGTGCTGGTGTCGGGCGGCTCGCGGGACTACCGGGGGCGGGGTGACTCCGACATCCTCGAGGCGCGGATCTACCACCCGGACAGCGACAGCTTCACCCGCGTCGCCGACCCGCTGGTGGGGCGGAACTACCACTCCGGGTCGATCCTGCTGCCGGACGGGCGCGTGATGTTCTTCGGCTCCGACCCGCTGTACGGGGACCGGGCGAACACCGAGCCGGGCAGCTTCGAGCAGCGGATCGAGATCTACACGCCGCCCTACCTGTACCGGGAATCCCGCCCCTCGCTCGGCAAGGGGCCGGAGAGCATCGCGCGGGGCGGGTCGGGGACGTTCACCTCGCAAGCCGCGTCGAGCATCCGGAAGGCGCGGTTGATCCGGCCGAGCGCGGCGACCCATGTGACGGACGTGGACCAGCGGTCGATCGCGCTGGACTTCACGGCCTCCGGGGACCGGATCACCGTGCGGGTGCCTTCCAACCGGAATCTGGTGCAGTCGGGTTGGTACATGCTGTTCGTGGACGACGAGCAGGGGACGCCGTCGAAGGCCCGGTGGGTGCGCGTGCCTTAG
- a CDS encoding peptidoglycan-binding protein, translating to MTAPAFEEIDPVSDCDCLGCVRWRRLALRPSTARPAGRSTARGAVVMAAAASAVLGAVSPAAALTSAPPRHAASYRPGAPATDGGPASPQGTAVPLHGPGGSPARPQAKTPATTRTAIINRAKLWVDAKVPYSTTAFWSDGYRQDCSGYVSMAWGLLSNEWTGSLGQFAVKITKEELQPGDILLFHNPADPQGGSHVVIFGGWTDHTHTAYTAYEQTPPHTRRQSTPYAYWNNSGKYVPYRYKGVTAGSAGAEPETAPVPFPGTSYFGPGANNKYVTMLGEMLVARGGGSYYATGPGPVWGEADRRATQAFQKAQGWTGSAADGLPGPRTWELLVTGGGKDIASGAASPGGVPAFPGKQYFRAGADNAHVTRLGRQLVKKGFGSFYATGPGPRWGEADRRAVEAFQRAQGWRGGTADGYPGPETWRRLFA from the coding sequence ATGACGGCTCCGGCGTTCGAGGAAATCGATCCGGTGAGCGACTGCGACTGCCTCGGCTGCGTCCGGTGGCGGCGGCTCGCCCTGCGGCCGTCGACCGCCCGTCCCGCCGGCCGGTCCACCGCCCGAGGCGCCGTGGTCATGGCCGCCGCCGCGTCCGCCGTCCTCGGCGCGGTCTCCCCGGCGGCCGCCCTCACCTCGGCGCCGCCCCGGCACGCCGCCTCCTACCGTCCCGGCGCCCCGGCGACGGACGGGGGGCCCGCGAGCCCCCAGGGCACCGCCGTCCCCCTGCACGGTCCGGGCGGCTCGCCCGCGCGGCCGCAGGCCAAGACCCCGGCCACCACCCGGACCGCGATCATCAACCGGGCCAAGCTCTGGGTCGACGCGAAGGTGCCGTACAGCACCACCGCGTTCTGGTCGGACGGGTACCGCCAGGACTGCTCGGGCTATGTCTCCATGGCCTGGGGGCTGCTCTCCAACGAGTGGACGGGCAGCCTCGGCCAGTTCGCCGTCAAGATCACCAAGGAGGAACTCCAGCCCGGCGACATCCTGCTCTTCCACAACCCCGCCGACCCCCAGGGCGGCTCGCACGTCGTGATCTTCGGCGGCTGGACGGACCACACCCACACCGCCTACACGGCGTACGAGCAGACGCCGCCCCACACCCGCCGCCAGAGCACGCCCTACGCCTACTGGAACAACAGCGGCAAGTACGTCCCCTACCGCTACAAGGGCGTGACCGCGGGGTCGGCGGGCGCCGAGCCGGAGACCGCGCCGGTGCCCTTCCCCGGCACCTCCTACTTCGGCCCCGGCGCGAACAACAAGTACGTGACCATGCTCGGCGAGATGCTGGTGGCCAGGGGTGGCGGTTCCTACTACGCCACGGGACCCGGACCGGTCTGGGGCGAGGCCGACCGGCGCGCGACCCAGGCGTTCCAGAAGGCCCAGGGCTGGACCGGCTCGGCCGCCGACGGGCTGCCGGGACCGCGCACCTGGGAACTGCTGGTCACCGGCGGCGGCAAGGACATCGCCTCCGGCGCGGCGAGCCCCGGCGGCGTGCCCGCCTTCCCCGGCAAGCAGTACTTCCGGGCGGGCGCCGACAACGCACACGTCACCCGGCTGGGACGGCAACTGGTGAAGAAAGGATTCGGCAGTTTCTACGCCACCGGACCCGGACCGCGCTGGGGCGAGGCGGACCGGCGGGCGGTGGAAGCCTTCCAGCGCGCCCAGGGCTGGCGCGGTGGAACGGCGGACGGCTATCCGGGCCCCGAGACCTGGCGCCGTCTGTTCGCCTGA
- a CDS encoding glycosyltransferase family 2 protein — protein MTDDPSRTTRPGTVSHRTGRDAQNRPGYDYEHYSRLAGPLTQPPADRPYTVRYRSLLSQEPHRIRAALMLGAAPLLSLVLLLWLLQPDHWTERDHPAHDFLPVLDTVMLVSIGLIEFFRCMNVLSNAHATLVARDPVPVVPETGTRVAFLTSFVPGKEPLEMVTRTLRAAVRLRHRGLLHVWLLDEGDDPAVKEVCARLGVRHFSRKGVAKWNQPSGPHRARTKHGNYNAWLDAHGDGYDFFASVDTDHVPLPNYLERMLGWFRDPDVGFVIGPQVYGNYDTFVTKAAESQQFLFHALIQRAGNRYGGPMFVGTSNAVRIGALKQIGGLYDSITEDMATGFEMHRTTNPATGRKWKSVYTPDVLAVGEGPNAWTDFFTQQLRWSRGTYETILKQYWKGVFTLPPGKLFNYTMMIIFYPMSALNWILAALSCALFLGLGASGVNIDPTVWLMLYGNASALQIGLYVWNRRHNVSPHEPEGSGGVAGMMMSALSAPVYARSLLDAVLRRESGFVVTPKGDSASPDTLFGTFRVHWFFIAVFAGSLTAGLTLGHGHPAMITWAALALLITASPILVWRYTLGREPAGVREAGPREAGPRESAAVGAAGPEPLPAPRVPAQRTASPPLGDDGNGDDDGEQTLRIALGGLGGRKE, from the coding sequence ATGACGGATGATCCGTCACGGACCACAAGACCCGGAACCGTCTCGCACCGGACCGGCCGGGACGCGCAGAACCGTCCGGGATACGACTACGAGCACTACAGCAGACTCGCCGGCCCGCTCACCCAGCCGCCCGCCGACCGGCCCTACACCGTGCGCTACCGCTCGCTGCTCTCGCAGGAGCCGCACCGGATACGCGCCGCGCTCATGCTGGGCGCTGCCCCGCTGCTCTCGCTCGTCCTGCTGCTCTGGCTGCTCCAGCCGGACCACTGGACCGAGCGCGACCACCCCGCCCACGACTTCCTGCCCGTGCTGGACACCGTCATGCTGGTCTCGATCGGCCTGATCGAGTTCTTCCGCTGCATGAACGTGCTGTCCAACGCGCACGCCACCCTCGTCGCCCGCGACCCGGTGCCGGTGGTGCCCGAGACCGGCACCCGCGTGGCCTTCCTGACCTCCTTCGTGCCGGGCAAGGAGCCGCTGGAGATGGTCACCCGGACCCTTCGGGCGGCCGTTCGGCTGCGGCACCGGGGCCTGCTGCACGTCTGGCTGCTGGACGAGGGCGACGACCCGGCCGTCAAGGAGGTCTGCGCCCGGCTCGGCGTCCGCCACTTCTCCCGCAAGGGCGTGGCGAAGTGGAACCAGCCCTCGGGCCCCCACCGCGCCAGGACCAAGCACGGCAACTACAACGCCTGGCTGGACGCGCACGGCGACGGCTACGACTTCTTCGCCTCCGTCGACACCGACCACGTCCCGCTCCCCAACTACCTGGAGCGGATGCTCGGCTGGTTCCGCGACCCGGACGTCGGCTTCGTCATCGGCCCGCAGGTGTACGGCAACTACGACACGTTCGTCACCAAGGCCGCCGAGTCGCAGCAGTTCCTCTTCCACGCCCTGATCCAGCGCGCCGGGAACCGCTACGGCGGCCCGATGTTCGTCGGCACCTCCAACGCGGTGCGGATCGGCGCGCTGAAGCAGATCGGCGGGCTCTACGACTCGATCACCGAGGACATGGCCACCGGTTTCGAGATGCACCGCACCACGAACCCGGCCACCGGCCGCAAGTGGAAGTCGGTGTACACCCCGGACGTGCTCGCGGTGGGCGAGGGCCCGAACGCCTGGACCGACTTCTTCACCCAGCAACTGCGCTGGTCGCGGGGCACCTACGAGACGATCCTCAAGCAGTACTGGAAGGGCGTCTTCACCCTGCCGCCGGGCAAGCTCTTCAACTACACCATGATGATCATCTTCTACCCGATGTCGGCCCTCAACTGGATTCTGGCCGCCCTGAGTTGCGCGCTCTTCCTGGGCCTGGGCGCCTCGGGCGTGAACATCGACCCGACCGTCTGGCTGATGCTGTACGGCAACGCCTCCGCGCTGCAGATCGGGCTGTACGTCTGGAACCGGCGGCACAACGTCTCCCCGCACGAGCCGGAGGGCTCCGGCGGGGTCGCGGGCATGATGATGTCGGCGCTGTCCGCGCCGGTGTACGCCCGCTCGCTGCTGGACGCGGTGCTGCGCCGCGAGAGCGGGTTCGTGGTGACCCCCAAGGGCGACTCCGCCAGCCCGGACACCCTGTTCGGGACGTTCCGCGTCCACTGGTTCTTCATCGCGGTCTTCGCGGGCTCGCTGACCGCGGGCCTCACGCTGGGCCACGGCCACCCCGCGATGATCACCTGGGCCGCCTTAGCCCTGCTGATCACCGCCTCACCGATCCTCGTCTGGCGGTACACCCTGGGGCGGGAGCCTGCCGGGGTGCGGGAGGCCGGGCCGCGGGAGGCCGGGCCGCGCGAGTCCGCCGCCGTCGGGGCGGCCGGGCCGGAGCCGCTGCCCGCACCGCGCGTCCCCGCCCAGCGCACCGCCTCGCCACCCTTGGGCGACGACGGGAACGGGGACGACGACGGCGAGCAGACGCTGCGGATCGCCCTGGGCGGGCTGGGGGGCCGTAAGGAATGA
- a CDS encoding lytic polysaccharide monooxygenase auxiliary activity family 9 protein, protein MRTRTRLSAMSAAVLGMATAGAFVLSAGGASGHGYTDLPISRQKLCQNGSVTNCGDIQWEPQSVEGPKGFPGSGPGDGQLCSGGNSRFGQLNAANTPSGGAWPTTRVTGGQSYTFRWQFTAMHATSDFTYYVTKQGWNQNHALARSDLNLTPFLSVPYNGQRPPSTLSHSGTLPRGLTGHHIILAVWNVADTTNAFYSCSDVTF, encoded by the coding sequence ATGCGTACCAGGACCAGGTTGTCAGCGATGTCCGCGGCCGTGCTCGGCATGGCCACGGCCGGCGCCTTCGTTCTCTCCGCCGGCGGTGCCAGCGGCCACGGCTACACCGACCTGCCGATCAGCAGGCAGAAGCTCTGCCAGAACGGCTCCGTGACGAACTGCGGCGACATCCAGTGGGAGCCGCAGAGCGTCGAGGGCCCCAAGGGCTTCCCCGGGTCCGGCCCCGGCGACGGCCAGCTCTGCAGCGGTGGCAACAGCCGCTTCGGCCAGCTCAACGCGGCGAACACCCCCTCGGGCGGCGCCTGGCCCACCACCAGGGTGACCGGCGGGCAGTCGTACACCTTCCGCTGGCAGTTCACCGCCATGCACGCGACCAGCGACTTCACGTACTACGTCACCAAGCAGGGCTGGAACCAGAACCACGCCCTCGCCCGCTCCGACCTCAACCTGACGCCGTTCCTCTCGGTGCCGTACAACGGCCAGCGTCCCCCGTCCACGCTCAGCCACAGCGGCACCCTCCCCAGGGGGCTGACCGGTCACCACATCATCCTCGCGGTGTGGAACGTGGCCGACACGACGAACGCGTTCTACTCCTGCTCGGACGTCACGTTCTGA
- a CDS encoding DUF3592 domain-containing protein has product MDALLYLVPAVITAGCVFGVVQVIRRALRTSELWAHGLTAEGRCLNTYAKTSGGNDAAVRSTLHHVYEFTTREGGRFRFDEAGGDSTVVAGDHVTVRYLAERPQWATALEPARGRLIIGTGVVVVFLGVMIAGCVLFAVSAHSAF; this is encoded by the coding sequence ATGGACGCACTGCTCTACCTCGTGCCCGCGGTGATCACGGCCGGGTGTGTCTTCGGCGTGGTCCAGGTGATCCGCCGCGCGCTGCGCACCAGCGAGCTGTGGGCGCACGGCCTGACGGCCGAGGGGCGCTGCCTGAACACCTACGCGAAGACGAGCGGCGGCAATGACGCGGCCGTGCGCAGCACGCTCCACCACGTGTACGAGTTCACCACCCGCGAGGGCGGGAGGTTCCGGTTCGACGAGGCCGGGGGTGACTCGACCGTGGTGGCGGGCGACCACGTGACGGTCCGCTATCTGGCGGAGCGGCCGCAGTGGGCCACCGCGCTGGAGCCGGCCCGGGGGCGGCTGATCATCGGCACCGGGGTGGTGGTCGTCTTCCTCGGGGTGATGATCGCGGGCTGCGTGCTCTTCGCCGTCTCCGCGCACTCGGCGTTCTAG
- a CDS encoding SPFH domain-containing protein → MSTTTPHTHESEDRPESLPGGAGAAVRVPRLIHNEATTEIPVHLLFRDEPAPGPQARRPAVVSRRQGTGEQPRLERPAPVRRRPELRPDPELQERPARVLPGAAGVLAGLGGVAGCLATSWWAGVLPPLTEQALGLPVHPGAGLGAAQWAAYAGAGTVGLFGFGGLARGRTGRAWVLGLFGRYRGTVRRTGLLWINPLLRRRRADVRLRHWRSGAVPAADANGVALRVVVLVVWRVRDTARALLGIEEHETYLRECVEAALARVPVELPGGVRSGADAAGDALTRLVAADVTPVGVEVFSVQPVRVEYAPEVAAAMHRRRIAALDVQQRATMLSSVVDSVEDTVTRLTTRGLVELDDHERKVLVRDLTVAFCSARSEPV, encoded by the coding sequence ATGAGCACGACCACACCACACACGCACGAGTCCGAGGACCGACCGGAGAGCCTGCCGGGCGGTGCGGGGGCGGCCGTCCGGGTGCCCCGGCTGATCCACAACGAGGCGACCACCGAGATCCCCGTCCATCTGCTCTTCCGCGACGAGCCCGCCCCCGGCCCACAGGCGCGGCGGCCCGCCGTGGTGAGCCGCCGGCAGGGCACCGGCGAGCAGCCCCGGCTGGAGCGTCCGGCGCCGGTCCGCAGGCGGCCCGAGCTGCGCCCCGACCCGGAGCTCCAGGAGCGTCCGGCGCGGGTGCTGCCCGGCGCGGCCGGGGTGCTGGCCGGGCTCGGCGGGGTCGCCGGGTGCCTGGCCACCTCGTGGTGGGCGGGGGTGCTGCCACCGCTCACGGAACAGGCGCTGGGGCTGCCCGTCCACCCCGGCGCGGGGCTCGGCGCCGCGCAGTGGGCGGCGTACGCGGGCGCCGGGACGGTAGGGCTGTTCGGCTTCGGCGGACTGGCGCGCGGGCGCACCGGGCGGGCCTGGGTGCTGGGCCTGTTCGGCCGCTACCGGGGGACGGTACGGCGTACCGGGCTGCTGTGGATCAACCCGCTGCTGCGGCGGCGCCGGGCCGATGTGCGGCTGCGGCACTGGCGCAGCGGTGCGGTGCCCGCGGCCGACGCCAACGGGGTGGCGCTGCGGGTGGTCGTGCTGGTGGTGTGGCGGGTGCGGGACACCGCCCGGGCGCTGCTCGGGATCGAGGAGCACGAGACCTATCTGCGCGAGTGCGTGGAGGCGGCGCTGGCGCGGGTCCCGGTGGAGCTGCCGGGCGGGGTGCGCAGCGGGGCGGACGCCGCGGGGGACGCGCTGACCCGGCTGGTGGCGGCCGATGTCACGCCGGTCGGGGTGGAGGTGTTCTCCGTGCAGCCGGTACGGGTGGAGTACGCGCCCGAGGTCGCCGCCGCCATGCACCGGCGCCGGATCGCGGCGCTGGACGTCCAGCAGCGGGCCACGATGCTCAGCTCGGTGGTGGACTCGGTCGAGGACACGGTGACCCGGCTGACCACGCGCGGGCTGGTCGAGCTGGACGACCACGAGCGCAAGGTGCTGGTCCGGGACCTCACGGTGGCCTTCTGCTCCGCCCGCTCGGAACCGGTCTGA
- the ehuA gene encoding ectoine/hydroxyectoine ABC transporter ATP-binding protein EhuA, whose product MPADITLPEQTPSGELIRLSRVTKRFGANTVLDRLDFSVEAGRHVTLIGPSGSGKTTILRLLMTLTEPDEGTITVDGQALFPAPEKQVREVRKKIGMVFQHFNLFPNMSVLRNITEAPVRVLGLSRDEAEARARDLLELVGLSDKCDARPTRLSGGQQQRVAIARALAMRPRVLLLDEVTSALDPELVAGVLDVLRDIARGTDITMLCVTHEMGFARDISDQVLMFDQGRVVESGPPEKIFGDPEQERTREFLSAVL is encoded by the coding sequence TTGCCCGCTGACATCACCCTTCCCGAGCAGACCCCGTCCGGTGAGCTGATCCGCCTGTCCCGGGTGACCAAGCGCTTCGGCGCCAATACCGTGCTGGACCGGCTCGACTTCTCCGTGGAGGCGGGCAGACATGTGACCCTGATCGGCCCCTCGGGGTCGGGCAAGACCACGATCCTGCGCCTGCTGATGACGCTCACCGAGCCGGACGAGGGCACCATCACCGTGGACGGTCAGGCCCTGTTCCCGGCGCCGGAGAAGCAGGTCCGGGAGGTGCGCAAGAAGATCGGGATGGTGTTCCAGCACTTCAACCTGTTCCCGAACATGTCGGTGCTGCGCAACATCACCGAGGCTCCGGTCCGGGTGCTGGGGCTGTCCAGGGACGAGGCGGAGGCAAGGGCGCGCGACCTGCTGGAGCTGGTCGGGCTCTCCGACAAGTGCGACGCGCGGCCCACCCGGCTCTCCGGCGGCCAGCAGCAGCGGGTCGCCATCGCGCGGGCGCTGGCGATGCGGCCGCGGGTGCTCCTGCTGGACGAGGTGACCAGTGCGCTCGATCCGGAGCTGGTCGCGGGCGTGCTGGACGTCCTGCGGGACATCGCACGCGGCACGGACATCACCATGCTCTGCGTGACCCACGAGATGGGCTTCGCGCGGGACATCTCCGACCAGGTGCTGATGTTCGACCAGGGGCGGGTGGTGGAGTCCGGTCCGCCGGAGAAGATCTTCGGCGATCCGGAACAGGAGCGGACGCGGGAATTCCTCAGCGCGGTGCTCTGA
- the ehuC gene encoding ectoine/hydroxyectoine ABC transporter permease subunit EhuC has protein sequence MTPGLWELVLRGVWTTVQLLVLSALLAAAVSFAVGIARTARRRIVRFLAGLYTEVFRGTSALVMIFWVFFVLPIAFGWQLVPLWAGTLALGLTYGAYGSEIVRGALNAVDPAQREGGVALGFTSWQRLRLILLPQAVPEMVPPFSNLLIELLKGTALVSVMGMGDLAFSANLVRLALQQSAEIYTYVLLIYFVIAFGLTRLMRSLEKRLKAGPGQGPVPDPVVRESGPAPADKVGGAA, from the coding sequence ATGACCCCGGGACTGTGGGAACTCGTCCTCAGGGGCGTCTGGACGACCGTCCAACTACTCGTACTGAGCGCGCTGCTGGCGGCGGCGGTGTCCTTCGCCGTCGGGATCGCGCGCACCGCCCGGCGCAGGATCGTGCGCTTCCTCGCGGGGCTGTACACCGAGGTGTTCCGCGGCACCTCGGCGCTGGTGATGATCTTCTGGGTTTTCTTCGTGCTGCCCATCGCCTTCGGCTGGCAGTTGGTGCCGCTGTGGGCGGGCACCCTGGCGTTGGGGCTGACGTACGGCGCGTACGGGTCGGAGATCGTGCGCGGCGCGCTGAACGCGGTCGACCCGGCGCAGCGCGAGGGCGGTGTCGCGCTCGGCTTCACCTCCTGGCAGCGGCTGAGGCTGATCCTGCTGCCGCAGGCGGTGCCGGAGATGGTCCCGCCGTTCTCCAACCTGCTGATCGAGCTGCTCAAGGGCACCGCTCTGGTGTCGGTGATGGGCATGGGCGATCTGGCGTTCAGCGCCAACCTGGTGCGGCTCGCCCTCCAGCAGAGCGCGGAGATCTACACGTACGTCCTGCTGATCTACTTCGTGATCGCGTTCGGGCTGACCCGGCTGATGCGCTCGCTGGAGAAGCGGCTGAAGGCCGGGCCGGGCCAGGGGCCCGTCCCTGATCCGGTGGTGCGGGAGAGCGGACCGGCCCCGGCGGACAAGGTGGGTGGTGCCGCGTGA
- a CDS encoding IclR family transcriptional regulator produces MALKHEPTAPYHSAQDALRVLETVARHPAGIAGAGLAREAGLDNGRLTALLRMLRREGYVEQTADGAYVTGETLRRLTSAHDHERALREKLQHTLDRLRDSVGAAVYISRYEDGEVQVTQYAAGPGAPAVNEWVDFRSSAHATAVGKSLLTQLDHDARRDHLSRHRMARLTSRTITSDKLLLSRLESQPPTVPVLDLQEYAVGTVCAAVPITAGSSVGCLAVSLPVERAHRLRQAADALNRHAAPVLLSLTL; encoded by the coding sequence GTGGCGCTGAAGCACGAGCCGACCGCCCCGTACCACTCCGCCCAGGACGCGCTGCGCGTGCTGGAGACCGTCGCCCGCCATCCCGCCGGGATCGCCGGGGCCGGGCTGGCCCGCGAGGCCGGCCTGGACAACGGACGGCTGACCGCCCTGCTGCGCATGCTGCGCCGCGAGGGGTACGTCGAGCAGACCGCCGACGGCGCCTACGTCACCGGCGAAACCCTGCGCCGCCTCACCTCGGCGCACGACCACGAGCGCGCGCTGCGCGAGAAGCTCCAGCACACCCTGGACCGGCTGCGCGACTCGGTCGGCGCGGCGGTCTACATCAGCCGGTACGAGGACGGCGAGGTCCAGGTCACCCAGTACGCGGCCGGACCGGGCGCGCCCGCGGTCAACGAGTGGGTGGACTTCCGCTCCTCCGCCCACGCCACCGCCGTCGGCAAGAGCCTGCTGACCCAGTTGGACCACGACGCCCGGCGCGACCATCTGTCCCGGCATCGGATGGCGCGCCTGACCTCGCGCACGATCACCAGCGACAAGCTGCTGCTCTCCCGGCTGGAGTCCCAGCCGCCCACGGTCCCCGTCCTGGACCTCCAGGAGTACGCGGTCGGCACGGTCTGCGCGGCCGTCCCGATCACGGCCGGGTCCTCCGTCGGCTGCCTGGCCGTCTCCCTGCCGGTGGAGCGCGCGCACCGGCTGCGCCAGGCGGCGGACGCCCTCAACCGGCACGCGGCCCCGGTCCTGCTCTCGCTGACCCTGTAG